In Pantoea cypripedii, the DNA window CGGTGATCAGCGCTTCATCGAGCGGTTTAACAAAACGCATATCCACCAGCGTGGCATTCAGCGCTTCTGCCGCCGCCGCCGCTTCCGGCAACAGTGTGCCGAAGTTGAGAATAGCCAGTTTTTCGCCCTGGCGTTTCACCACGCCTTTACCCAGCGGCAGGCTCGCCAGCGGGTCCAGCGTTGCTCCGGTGCCGGTACCGCGCGGATAACGCACCGCGCTCGGGCCATCCTGATAATGGTAACCGGTGTACAGCATCAGGCGACATTCGTTCTCGTCGCTTGGTGTCATGATCACCATCCCAGGAATGCAACGCAGATACGCCAGATCAAACGCACCCTGGTGGGTTTGTCCATCCGCGCCCACGATTCCACCACGATCGATGGCAAACAGCACCGGCAGCTTCTGGATCGCCACATCGTGGATCACCTGATCATAGGCACGTTGCAGGAAGGTGGAGTAAATCGCCACAATCGGTTTGTAGCCGCCGATGGCCATCCCGGCAGCGAAGGTTACCGCGTGCTGTTCCGCAATCGCCACGTCGAAGTATTGCTGCGGGTAGTCACGGGAAAAACCGACCATGCCGGAGCCTTCACGCATCGCCGGGGTGATCGCCATCAAACGGGCGTCATCCGCCGCCATCTCACACAGCCAGCTGCCAAACACTTTGGAGTAGCTCGGCAAACCACCGGCGCTTTTCGGCAGTGAACCGCTGGCGGGATCAAATTTGGGGACTGCGTGCCAGGTGATCGGATCTTCTTCCGCCGGGGCGTAGCCTTTGCCTTTTTTCGTCATGATGTGCAGGAACTGCGGGCCTTTCAGGTCGCGCATATTCTTCAGCGTACTGACCAGCGCCAGCACATCGTGACCGTCTACCGGGCCGATGTAGTTAAAACCGAGTTCTTCAAACAGCGTACCCGGTACCACCATGCCTTTCAGATGTTCTTCGGTCCGTTTGACCAGTTCTTTGATCGGCGGCAGGTTGTCCAGCACCCGTTTGCCGCCTTCGCGCAGGCGGGAATAGGTTTTACCGGACAGAATCTGCGCCAGACGGTTGTTCAGCGCCCCCACGTTCTCGGAGATCGACATCTCGTTGTCGTTGAGGATCACCAGCATATCCGGCTTGATGTCGCCGG includes these proteins:
- the dxs gene encoding 1-deoxy-D-xylulose-5-phosphate synthase is translated as MSFDIAKYPTLALAGTVQELRLLPKEKLPALCDELRQYLLDSVSRSSGHFASGLGVVELTVALHYVYNTPFDHLVWDVGHQAYPHKILTGRRDRIGTIRQKNGLHPFPWRGESEYDVLSVGHSSTSISAALGMAAAAEREGKGRRTAAIIGDGAITAGMAFEAMNHAGDIKPDMLVILNDNEMSISENVGALNNRLAQILSGKTYSRLREGGKRVLDNLPPIKELVKRTEEHLKGMVVPGTLFEELGFNYIGPVDGHDVLALVSTLKNMRDLKGPQFLHIMTKKGKGYAPAEEDPITWHAVPKFDPASGSLPKSAGGLPSYSKVFGSWLCEMAADDARLMAITPAMREGSGMVGFSRDYPQQYFDVAIAEQHAVTFAAGMAIGGYKPIVAIYSTFLQRAYDQVIHDVAIQKLPVLFAIDRGGIVGADGQTHQGAFDLAYLRCIPGMVIMTPSDENECRLMLYTGYHYQDGPSAVRYPRGTGTGATLDPLASLPLGKGVVKRQGEKLAILNFGTLLPEAAAAAEALNATLVDMRFVKPLDEALITELAGSHDALITLEEGAIMGGAGSGVNEFVMAKRLGIPVLNLGLPDEFIPQGTQEEVRHDYQLDAAGIQQQIAAWLAQ